A window of Oncorhynchus masou masou isolate Uvic2021 chromosome 19, UVic_Omas_1.1, whole genome shotgun sequence genomic DNA:
ATAAAATTGCAACACACTTTACAGTAAATCAATAAAATGAAGGGAGGCAATAAAATGGATGAATGCAAGattttaaaaacaaaaataatgTCTAAAGTAACAGTAAACTATTTTTTATTAAAGATTTGAGCTAAATAACAGTAAACTATTTGTTATTAAATATTTGAGCTAAATAACAGTAAACTGTTTTTATTAAAGGCGGAGCTAAATAACAGTAAAATCCTTATAGGTGACCTGGAGATCCCTGGGAAGCTCCTCTTGAAGATGCGAAAGGGGAACGATGTATTCCTAGCGATGCAGTTCTGAAGAACCTTCTTGGCCTCCTGCATCAGAGCCATGTTTTGGGCCCGTTCTCCATCCATCTTATCATCGTTGTAGTTCAGGCCGAACAGACTGGCCACGCTGTCGATATGCTCTGCGTCTGGCTCTACCTCATGGTCTTCCTCCTGCCCGAGCTTGGACTCTGGAGAGGACCAGGACTCCTGCTCCGTGCTGTCCCCTGGACTCACCTCGCTCGTGGAGAACGTGGAGAAATTACCGCCGGATGAGATCAGCTCGTGCTTCCATGCATAGTAGGTGGATCTGGAGATCTCAGGGAAGAACTCTTTGAACTGATGCAGAGGGATGAGCTTCCCTTCCAGGTAGCACGCTTGGAGGAAGTGTTTGGCCTCGTACCTTGATAGAAAAAGATcagattaaaaataataattcaaTGTCAGCAGAAACATACAGctaaataaacaatacaacacAAAGTGTGAATGTGTCAGAGTGCCATGATTTTAAATCAGCTTTTGTATTTTGATCGACGACAGAGACAAGAAACTGTAACGTACCTGGCAGCAGATCTTAAACGGTGCTCCTGCGTCTGCCGTCTCCAGCGATAGAACGTACTCTTGGTGACGTTGTACTTGTCCTTCAGACTGGAGTAGGACAGGAGAGAGTCCTGGTTGAGAAGCTCCTGTGTCTTCAGAGGGGAGACCCTCTGCTCGTCGTTAGGACTGCCCATCCGGAGGTCACTAGAATGGACTAACGCTACAAAGACTGTAGGTCTGAACCTGGAGGAGCACACCTCCAGCTCTCCGGACCACATGATGTGCAAGGTGATAGGATCCACGTCTTTGGGGTAGGACCTGGGTCTTATCAGGCGGTTGAAGTAGGGTCGTATCTTGAGGTTGTACATGGGGTAGACAGAATAGATGCTGCACTGGAGGACGGAGGAAAGGGCATAGAGGTGCCACATGTTGGCGTAGGAGCCGGGGAAGCAGGAGGCTTTGACGTCGGCGTCGAAGATAGCTTCGAGGACTGAAAGGGGGAGGTTGAGCATGTCCTGGGACTCCTCGGCACACAGGCTGAACCTGGCCGCCTGCAGCATCACCTTCGAGTCGATCATACCGCCCAGGTAGTATCTCTTCCACAGCAGCATCTCCACCACCGTACGTACCTGGAGGAAATGCAGTTCAGGAGTTGGAACATACttagtgtaacacacacacacacttaaaagaAACACAGAAATTAATTTCTTAGTAGCTCTCATCCACAAAGAAATTACATTTCCAAACTAGGAAAAAAATCAAACAGATCcacaaaataaatacaatgtAGTGGTTGAAACTCAGATGCTGTATATAATCTCTGCTCACCTGTAGCTCCAGACTGAGACGAGTCGTCCCCACTAGCAGCATGCTGGCTGTATCAAACAACAGGTTCCCCTCTCCCTTACAGGCCAGAGGCAGGAGGCCTCCGGGGGCGTCAGCagggtacaggctatgggccaCGCCGTCGATGCCCGCCCAGTCGGGGAACTCCTGGCAGGGTGAGGAAGGCAGGGTGAAGGGGGTCAGTACCTGGTGGACCTCCAGAGCCACCCTGGTGAGGGCGTGCAGGCCGGAGCTCTCTGTGGCATCCTGCAGCTGTCCTAGGACTGAGTGTATCACCTCCTTCCTCTGAATCATACCTGccgggacacagagagagaacagagatagtTCATTTGAACATGAACCTCAACCCATACAGAAGCAGATACACAGGAAAGGTTCAGAAGCTGTCTACTAGATAACTTTAATCAcattgaaggggggggggggggtgtaattgTGAACCCACATGAATAATGTTTTATCTAGAACTATCAGTCAAACCTGCTTACGGGTTTGACTGAATAGGTCCTGAAGAGACATGCATTTATAACTGACTGAATGTGATTGAATTCTAGTGTTCCTGGACCCATTTACAGAAAGCTGGACCAGTCGAGATTACAAATGGATTTGTGGCAGGCAATGTGTTCGCAAATATATTAACTGCACATTTTCAAAATAACAAAACAGCTCCAAGTCTGAAACGTATTGCTGTAAGCTTGGTGGTCATATCGATATGCACGTGACAAatgttatatttaaaaaatatatatacacatatatatatatatatatatatatatatatatatgagagagagagagatttttaaaTAGGTATAATGTGTTCATTGTGTAAAATATGTATGTGTAGTGTGTAAAACATCCTAGCAGTTTCCACTAAGAGAAAAAAAAGTTGCTATACTAAATTCAATTAATTAAGCAATTATTTCATCTTAATATGGCCAACGACGCACGAAGGTGTGGTACAAGACGATGTGTGGCGAACAGCAGAACTGAGTCACTAGgcttcaaataaaataataattttgtaACAAAAAATGTCGAATATAATCAATTCTATACGACTGAAAATAGAGGAGACGTTTGTGATTGATTCGTTATCAACAAACGCAACATTAACCAACTGTTGTACCACGTTTTCTTCTGATTAACTTACACCCACGTAGTAGTACTTTGTTCATTGATACAATAGTAATTTGGGTACGTTACTTACCTGAAATATTTGGTATAAATCGTTTTCCAACGTCAGTCACTATCGGCGTGGTAAGGCATAGGGCTTCGTTCCGGCTTCTCTCCCAGGTAACTTAGTTATACCATTATGTGTGCATGAAACAGGGACACTTTGAAGAGAGATTTGGGAGTGATACGGCCGACCTCTCTTCAGGAAATTGTCAATCGCCGCCgacctgtttttttttgtttgttgtctgTGGTTTGAGAAAACACCGCCCCTCTTGCCCCCCACGCAGGGCCAGGGTCAATTTCAATGTGAAGCGGTATCAAGAGCCGTGGCGTCGACGGCTATCAGTAGAACAACACGTATATAGGTGGAAGTATCGGGTTGTTGGCTATCTTGATTTGTTTTTTCTCCCCCCAACCCAACATCAACATTTTTATGTAAAATAAACACAAATGACTCAGTGCATTTCTCCGTGTACACCACACGAttttgtatacagtgcatttcaaTCACAGATGAATTGCATAACACCTAGACCTAGTGTAGTAAACGTACATCTCCAATTAGTATGATGTTATTTTTTCGTATATATTACTTTGTGGGTGTCCATTATCCATTTGGTATTTATTAGacgttacgaattacaattcgtacAATATGTAACGAACTTTCAAAACGTATGTAATGCTACGAATTCCAATTGGTTGTGGGTAATGTTAGCTAGGGTAGGATTTAGGGGGTAGGggtagctaacatgctaagtcgTTGCAAAGTagctataaaataaaataaaaagtagtaAATAGTTGCTAAAGTTatctgtgatgagattcaaacacgcaacctttgggttgctagacatccCTCCTAACTTTAACTCCCatcctagctaacattagccacaacaaattggaattcttTATGAAGAAAACTGTAGGCTACTGGGCACGAATGCATTATGAAGCAAATCCTGTGGTGGACGAAAACAACTTgactttttgtttgtgtgtgcttgtattGAATTTAAGTATTTTGTGTCTATTTCACGATAATCTGTGatagttattttttttattttttttttaccagttcGTTTTAGGACCCAAAATACTCTCCAATGCGtgatatacatgttgttgttttgtttttttactgatATCAGGCTTGTATTCAATAGcttatacagtagcctacattcaTTATTATTATGGACTTTTCTGGACATCCGGACAGCTACAGGTTTCAGTCTCTGGTCAGCTCATAGAGAACAGGCTACTCAGTGTCTGGTCAGCTCATAGAGAACAGGCTACTCAGTCTCTGGTCAGCTCATAGAGAACAGGCTACTCAGTGTCTGGTCAGCTCATAGAGAACAGGCTACTCAGTGTCTGGTCAGCTCATAGAGAACAGGCTACTCAGTGTCTGGTCAGCTCATAGAGAACAGGCTACTCAGTGTCTGGTCAGCTCATAGAGAACAGGCTACTCAGTGTCTGGTCAGCTCATAGAGAACAGGCTACTCAGTCTCTGGTCAGCTCATAGAGAACAGGCTACTCAGTCTCTGGTCAGCTCATAGAGAACAGGCTACTCAGTGTCTGGTCAGCTCATAGAGAACAGGCTACTCAGTGTCTGGTCAGCTCATAGAGAACAGGCTACTCAGTGTCTGGTCAGCTCATAGAGAACAGGCTACTCAGTGTCTGGTCAGCTCATAGAGAACAGGCTACTCAGTGTCTGGTCAGCTCATAGAGAACAGGCTACTCTGGCAAATGGTGCTCTTAAAAAAAATAGTTTGATCGAAGCTGAATCAGATCTACAAGCCCACTTGAGTTACGACGCCATATTTTGTGTTGTTTGTGGTGACATGGCATCAACCCTTTCTCCTCATAGAAGAAATGTGACTTCACTGTGTTCATTCTAAAGTATAGAATCTAAACTAAAATATTCTCTGCACAGTATTTTTGTTGTTTGTGGTGACATGGCTCCCTTTCGTTCTATTGTTCACTGTGTTCATTCTAAAGTATCTCTAAactaaaatctctctctctctcttctctctctctctctctctcgttctattgttctctctctctctctctctctctctctctctctctctctctctctctttctttctctctctcgttccctctctcgttctctctctctctctttcttaatctctctctctctctctcaattcaattcaattcaattcaaggggctttattggcatgggtaacatgtgttaacattgccaaagcaagtaaggtagataatatata
This region includes:
- the LOC135505610 gene encoding vertnin-like; its protein translation is MIQRKEVIHSVLGQLQDATESSGLHALTRVALEVHQVLTPFTLPSSPCQEFPDWAGIDGVAHSLYPADAPGGLLPLACKGEGNLLFDTASMLLVGTTRLSLELQVRTVVEMLLWKRYYLGGMIDSKVMLQAARFSLCAEESQDMLNLPLSVLEAIFDADVKASCFPGSYANMWHLYALSSVLQCSIYSVYPMYNLKIRPYFNRLIRPRSYPKDVDPITLHIMWSGELEVCSSRFRPTVFVALVHSSDLRMGSPNDEQRVSPLKTQELLNQDSLLSYSSLKDKYNVTKSTFYRWRRQTQEHRLRSAARYEAKHFLQACYLEGKLIPLHQFKEFFPEISRSTYYAWKHELISSGGNFSTFSTSEVSPGDSTEQESWSSPESKLGQEEDHEVEPDAEHIDSVASLFGLNYNDDKMDGERAQNMALMQEAKKVLQNCIARNTSFPFRIFKRSFPGISRSTYYNWRREAMLFNRGYKVGSSENSLDTDKSSPTGGLSPIGGTESGGHAATVFPRVKICRNNHKGFRMVFLRRKKLREAAKMKVWRSKWPLSRFRVKYPSLSLCFYWLWRNVPSGTRKEETNTPSLEEDRSVMIRENNNAVKGNGMMMMAESDIKTKAPMQDVFSFEGDPTEDLRAPVTMTSVTSPSPLPNPTNMSATTDDQMFVMDLVALANFKAKAKVFLQQRFEEKSFPTFKEFRSFFPLTPRSTYYMWKRALHHGVPLVHG